In Terriglobia bacterium, the sequence CCACGGCAACATCGCGCGTCCGCGCTGGCCGATGATCGTTCTCAATTCACCCAAGGGCTGGACGGGGCCAAAGATGATCGATGGCCGGCAGGTTGAAGGCACCTTCCGGTCGCACCAGGTGCCGCTCTCCGACCCGGCCACCCATCCCGAGCACCTCAAGCTGTTGGAAGACTGGTTGAGGAGCTACCGGCCCGAGGAACTCTTCGATGAGCAGGGCCGCCTGAAACCGGAACTGGCCGAACTTGCGCCCCAGGGCGATCGACGCATGGGCGCGAATCCCCACGCCAACGGCGGCATGCTGCTCCGCGACCTGCGGATGCCGGATTTCTGCGACTACGCGGTCGACGTACCCTCGCCGGGGGTGCGCGGCATTGGCGACACCCATGTGCTCGGGCGTTTCCTGCGCGATGTGGCGAAGCTGAACAGCGAGCAGCGGAATTTCCGGGTCTTTGGTCCTGACGAGACGCTCTCCAACGGTCTGGAGGCCCTCTTTGAAGTGACCCAACGCCAGTGGGACGCCGCGACCGTGCCGAACGATGAATTTCTCTCGCCCACAGGGCGCGTGGTGGAAATGCTCAGCGAGCACCAATGCGAGGGCTGGCTTGAGGGCTACCTGCTCACTGGGCGGCATGGACTCTTCAACTGCTACGAGGCGTTCATCCACATCGTCGATTCGATGTTCAACCAGCACGCCAAGTGGCTGAAGGTCACGTCACAACTGCCGTGGCGGCGGAAGATCGCCTCGTTAAACTACCTGCTGGCCTCGCATGTGTGGCGTCAGGATCACAACGGATTCACCCACCAGGATCCCGGTTTCATCGACCTCGTGGTAAACAAGAAGGCCGAGATCGTGCGGGTTTACCTTCCGCCGGATGCAAACTGCCTGCTATCGGTGATGGACCACTGCCTGCGCAGTCGCCATTACGTCAACGTGGTAATCGCGGGCAAACACCCGGCGCCGCAGTGGCTGACAATGGACGCCGCCGTCAAGCACTGCACCAAGGGCATTGGCATCTGGCAGTGGGCCAGCAACGACCAGGACGATGCCCCCGACGTCGTCATGGCCTGCTGTGGCGACGTGCCCACGCTGGAGACGCTCGCCGCCGTCGCCATGATGCGCGAGCATCTGCCCGACCTGAAAATCCGCGTGGTCAACGTCGTCGACCTCATGAAGCTACAGCCGCAGACCGAGCACCCG encodes:
- a CDS encoding phosphoketolase family protein, with amino-acid sequence MKTNTLTPELLQKMDAYWRAANYLSVGQIYLYDNPLLKRPLALADVKHMLLGHWGTTPGQNFIYVHLNRVIKKYDLDMIYVSGPGHGGPAVVGNTYLEGTYSEIYPNISQDEAGLRKLFIQFSFPGGIPSHASPECPGSIHEGGELGYSLSHSFGAVFDNPDLVVACVVGDGEAETGPLATAWHSNKFLNPATDGAVLPILHLNGYKISNPTLLARITREELEELFLGYGWTPYFVEGHEPGLMHEAMAAALDTTVEQIKKIQQDARIHGNIARPRWPMIVLNSPKGWTGPKMIDGRQVEGTFRSHQVPLSDPATHPEHLKLLEDWLRSYRPEELFDEQGRLKPELAELAPQGDRRMGANPHANGGMLLRDLRMPDFCDYAVDVPSPGVRGIGDTHVLGRFLRDVAKLNSEQRNFRVFGPDETLSNGLEALFEVTQRQWDAATVPNDEFLSPTGRVVEMLSEHQCEGWLEGYLLTGRHGLFNCYEAFIHIVDSMFNQHAKWLKVTSQLPWRRKIASLNYLLASHVWRQDHNGFTHQDPGFIDLVVNKKAEIVRVYLPPDANCLLSVMDHCLRSRHYVNVVIAGKHPAPQWLTMDAAVKHCTKGIGIWQWASNDQDDAPDVVMACCGDVPTLETLAAVAMMREHLPDLKIRVVNVVDLMKLQPQTEHPHGLSDMDFDELFTRDKPVIFAFHAYPWLIHRLTYRRTNHDNIHVRGYKEEGTITTPFDMTVLNDLDRFHLVMDTIERLPQTGDKGIYLKQQLKDKLIEHRQYINKYGEDLPEIRNWKWGGTK